TCCAGAGGAGAGGAACTGGTGGACTGGCCACTTGCATGCCATTGGACAGGTTCAATATGACCAACCAAACATCACAACAATAAGTGCCTTCAGGGACCATCTGAGGCTGGCTCCCACTGAGGAAATGGTCCCTTTAGCTGTGGCGGAAGCCATCAACAGGCACATGACAAGTCTGACACAGGAGTCACCAGTAAGTGATCAACAGCAAACTATGTAAAATATTCATGTTAGAGTTTCCTCAGCTGTAAAAATCTGGTTATACATATCGTTAGTGAAAACATCTGGAAAAACAAGTCTTAAAGTTAAAGGAAAaccttttaaattaatatcaaagtTTTAGTCTCtgtgttctctctctctctctctctctctctctctctctctctctctctctctctctctctctctctctctcttgcaagttgtaaagatttattttatatctatttttatgtacttttttaCAGATTCGAACAGTGAGACACAGAATAAGACCGTAATTTACTTGATGGAATTGTTGGCTTGGGCGACAAAAGTCAGCATCTGAGATTCAATGTAAATGTCCAttgtgaaattattttattgggAGTGTTAATTCGGGTTCGGCAATCGTCCGCTCcaaattttctgatatgtttGATTTGAATTTGATGTTTTATTAGGAGTGTTGATTCGGGTGCGGCAATAGTCCGCTCCAAAATTTCTAATATCTTAGATTTGATATTGTTATTTAAATGGGAGTGTTAATTCGGGTGCGACAACAGTCTGCTTTAAAATTTCTACTATGTtagatttgaaattataatgaAAAGAATCCAttctatatctttgtatttaaaatgttacttgtgtttttcaatatatttataacatacaTGCTTGAACAAGAATTGGACAGTTATGCATTAACTTGTGttcttttgtttctttatcttagcctctaaaatttattattataatactgTGTAATCATAAAAATTCAGAGGAGATTATTATCAAGGATTTTCTGGTataaaatatgggtgttttcttataatttaaaatttttacacagaaacaGCAAGTGCATGCTTGCTCAAACAGCATTTTTAACTCTGATGTgtataatatgtaaaaaaaaaaaaaaaaaaaaaaaaaaaatcttcaaatattTACTTGAGCAAACATTTGTTCTGTActtaaaggacatatcgcatgattttcaattttcggaattttttaaataaaatcattctatactCATTAGAAATGAAGTTTATAaacgttttcataaaatattctgcctaattcgtgagtttgaaagcgatgaaattcaaatgtcgcgatatgcatattttttctctcgatctacccgccatgatgtgtgacgtcatatgcgaCCTCGAGCGAGAAGGTGCTGTCAGCCATCTTTGTAATTCGATTAGATTTAAAcgacaattaaactaattatcacctattaAATTGCCGATAACGGGACATGATGGTGTTTTGTGCCTCCTGTGGGTGTTCTAGTCGTCGGAAATGGGGATTtggactgggttttttttaaagtttcccTTACGAAAGTATGCGGAAATCTTGCGACAAATAGTGGTCTATCTGTCGACGAGAGGATTTATGAATAAACATTCAATacatatttatcattaattatatggtatattttgtaatcatagttttataaataaatcgtattcatttttcaaaaagaaaaaattgaagttTATGAACAGGGGCCTGTGTACAAAACGCAAGTTCATCGGAGAAAAATAACGAGAGGGGACGCCATTTTGGATACCGCCTCGCTTCATTAGCTGTTTTCTCATTGTTATTGTTAAACTATACGTTCATGTATGCATcggttttgtaaaaataatttcttcattCGAACATGTAGCTCACATCTGCAGAAATcatattaatatcattataGTACGGTAGGTGAGATTTctgtgagttttatttttttgtgggAGAAGTCAAGGATCGAGTTGtcgatattgaatgtttatgcgagaaatagacaaagtttgttgatatacatttatacgtaaatggataaaaaaaatacggaGATGGGATCttacagaaataaacaataattaaggaAAACGTTCTTTCCTGCTTTTATAATCCAGAGTAAACATGGTAAACAACCTTAGAAAGTTGTGACCAGTTACTGCCGAAGAAACAAACTTCTTGTGCACCacagttttacaataatgaacattttgAGTCGTTAGGAACGCCAAAAAACAAgactgttgtagattttaataaataaacacattatgaagataaaatgacaatatatttgtttgtttgaataCATAGCCCAGTTTAGTGACATCATAAATGAAATGATGGAGATGCATATTGTACAATGGTGGCTCATAATTATCaagataattataaaaaaaaaaaagtatgtcccaagttattgcttccatcgctttttgatgatttttaataaaattacacatacctgtgaaagaaatacaattgaaatcgttaaaagggaatatatccaagatattttcattgatcaattatccctttccactcagaaaaattcacaggaacgaaaacagattccttacggagattcataatggggaatgtttacatcttttctccattcggaatacactcggaatacatcgcacaattttttaacgttatcatcgggcttattaatggctgttgcaatatgcaaaatctccgtagactttcaatttcggaatgtgtattgaaacctgaagcggtagaggggacgtttcaaaacagataatctggacattttttatattagtggatgaacgtagtttgagcacagaGGTATTTActgttattgaaatatcaagcaaaagtggtggaagcaaaaactcgggacagagtataatgtGATAGACATCTCGGTTGCATCaagatttcattttgatatgaTATCATAGTATATATAAATCTGTTAAAAATAGGGGCAGCTATTTGACCATATCAAATGTAGTCCGTTTCTATCAGTTTCTTTCAGAAAGTCAATTTTTGGAGATGTGACccatcctttttttttaaaacttttacatgaGATATTgaatgtatgtctatttgtatgcaaagatTTGGAAAGATGACATTATTACCATTTTTCTTATTTGCGTTATGATTTGATTGCTCCAAAATGTTGTACCAATCTTTGCATTTGCTGTTGTATTCGTTATGTACTGGAATTTGAAGCCATCGGTAAAACAAAGTTTTTTAAACTCTGACTTGGATATTACTTTTAAAGTCACTACATGAGTTCAACTTCATAATGTATTGAAATCATCATAACTTAATGATAGTTTacactataaatatttgtttgactTCTTCAATTAATCAATGTCCATACATAATTTAAGCaataatttcagaaaaattatcatttctgtttggtGCCAAATATTTCCGAAAACTGGCAAGTGACATAGgtcacaaacaaaataaattaacatgttAGGTCCTCATCTTTATATCAAAGATGTTATTGGATGATTGACATTATTAGTATTTCATGTGCCAACCTCCttaattaaaaaccattttaatgaagaatgttttcgacaaaaaatcaaatgcatATTTCCTTTatataaacacttttaaaaataaaaatgacatttaatctatttcttaaaaaatcacAACGCAAGATTCCACATTTGATTTCAGGCTAAAAAATTTAATGGAGTTCGAATTCTGTGAAACAAAATTTGAGCttaaatcaaaaaatacaaatgggTTATTTGGTAAAGATTAATATAATCAAATTGCCAAAAAAAGGTAAAGCATATAATCCTTAGTTGAGTCGATTAGAAATTGATGCCGATAGCCAAGATGAGAGTAGACAAGAGTAACACCATAGAAGCAGCAACACCAACTGCAAGAAACAAAAACCTTATTGTCAAACTTAAAAACACATTGAGAGCAAAAATTTACAGAAGGAAATCAAACTGATATTCaaggaacaattttttttcagaatagtACCCACCTCCTTTGTTCTCTGCTAGACACTGCAGGGCATTTGTACACCCAGCGTACGTGGCATCTTCGTCACTTCCGTCGTCGCAGTCGGACGAACAGTCACACTGGAAGCTGCTCTGGATGCACGTCATTGATCCTGATTTACAGGTGAAGTACCCCGAGGGACATAGCTGTTCGAAACCAGCAAAACAATACAGGTATCTTTAAATACATTACAATGATAACAAAtgacatgcgcggatctagggGGCTAGTCGGGGGAAGGTGGTTCCCGtggatatttcaatttttttttaaattcacatagtaAAATTACTTAAATTATGCCTCGGATCCCCCCACTGAAAAACATCATAATTATccattgcccccccccccccctcccaatgaAAAAAGTTCTAGATCTGCGCATGCATTATAATATATGATGATTCAGTTTTCATATTCCTTTAGTAATGGTTTATTTGTAAACAGGGTTAAAATTAGCtactattttttaaagatattaaaacaACCTGTTGGTAGGTGCCTGCTGCGACTGTCGGACATGATTGTGTGTTACAGTCGTCGAAATCCCCTGAGGACCCCGGACATTCTAGGCCGCCGTTTGCTGGTTTTGGGTTGTCACATATTCTTGCTCGTGATCGTTTACCACCAGCACAGGTCTTTGTACAGGAACCCCACTCTTTCCAGTTACCCCAAGCTCCATCGACtaagatttaatgaaaattaatatgAGCATGTCATCTTTcaccattattttaaaaaacacactATTGAATTCTTATTCAAATTTGAGAGTTGAAATggcataatatacatgtatggatgTTGAAATGGCATACTTATGCATATTTGGGTGTTACAATCCTGCGTGCTTGTTAAACTCCCTGGACAGCTTGCTCCCCCGTACTGAGGAGTTGGATTACTGCACGTGCGTGTTCGATCCTGTGTTCCACCCCCACACGTCACCGTACACGTCCCCCAGCTTCCCCATGAGGCCCAACTTCCGTCAACTAAAAATTTGATGGTTGAAAAAAATTTCGATTAAAAAAATTCGGTCTTAGAAATATGACAgctacaaatatttttaaaaaatgataaacacaGAAAACATGATTTTATACTTACTCGGACAATGTTGTGTGTTACAGGCCTGTGACGATCCGCTACTCCCCGGACAGGCGGCACCACCATACTGAGGGGCAGGGTTCGTACACGTGCGGGATCGTGTGTGTGAGCCTCCACCGCACGTCACTGTGCAGGTGCCCCAGGATCCCCAAGTGGCCCAGACACCGTCAACTTGAAATGttctcaaatatttattttgcatgcAGACTTTTGAAATAACTAATTGTATTACATAAACGTTtacttgaaaataatataagttATAAGTTCATATTAAACTTACTTGGACAGTTGTGGGTGTTGCACGTTTGTGACGACGTCGAGAAGTCGGCACAATCCGCCCCTCCATATTGTGGTGTAGGGTTGGAGCAGTTTCGTGACCGTGTTTGAATGCCACCTCCGCACGTCACTGTACAGGTGCCCCAATTACCCCAGGAAGCCCAATTACCGTCAACTGTAAATTTGATGGTTGGaaaatatttcgattaaaaATTTCGGTCTTAGAAATATGACAgctacaaatattttaaaaaaattatattaacacAGAGAACATGATTTTATACTTACTCGGACAATGATGTGTGTTACAGGCCTGTGACGATCCGCTACTCCCCGGACAGGCGGCACCACCATACTGAGGGGCAGGGTTCGTACACGTGCGGGATCGTGTCTGTGATCCTCCACCGCACGTCACTGTGCAGGTGACCCAATTACCCCAGGAAGCCCAATTACCGTCAACTGTAAATTTGATGGTTGGaaaatatttcgattaaaaATTTCGGTCTTAGAAATATGACAgctacaaatatttaaaaaaaattatattaacacAGAGAACATGATTTTATACTTACTCGGACAATGATGTGTGTTACAGGCCTGTGACGATCCGCTACTCCCCGGACAGGCGGCACCACCATACTGAGGGGCAGGGTTCGTACACGTGCGGGATCGTGTCTGTGATCCTCCACCGCACGTCACTGTGCAGGTGACCCAATTACCCCAGGAAGCCCAATTACCGTCAActgtaaaatttttgaaaagcaaAATGCACTTGTAAATACCATCCAGATTTGTACAAAACTGCATGGCCCATGTTTAGACTGCGTACTTTTacttaatatttatatcaaaccTATAATTCAATTCGGATTGTGTTCATGCAGCTACTGAATAATATATTCTGAACTGAATCACGATGATACCACGTTAACGAAGGTAACATGACCATtgtaatgaaacaaaataacagTCATGCATAAACAccttaattataaaaacatactTGGACAGTGATGTGTATTGCAGGTGGTTGAAGAAGATGAAGATCCAGCACAATTATTTCCTGAGTACTGAGGAGCGGGATTAGTGCACGTGCGGGACCTGGCCTTCGTGCCACCACCGCACGTGACCGTGCATGATCCCCAGGATGCCCAGGCGGCCCAATTACCATGTACTGAAATCATTTACATGTTATTCATGAAATGAACTATAAAACAAATAGAAACCGATGTTTAAAAAGTTGACGGAACGAAAGTGATTGTTCTCTGCcagaaaattattgtttgtttggaattgcctccaacctcattgaaatacccccccccctcccccgctGAAAATACTTAATtagcaaaattaaaacaatatttacgtagatatttttattttataccaATATTTAATAAGCTGaacttcaagtttgaaaaaaagaagaaataattcCCTCCATGCCTCCTGGGTCTAAAACCTCCAGTcagcaattccaaacaaacattattttaaggatGGCATGACATGTATTGTAAAAGTGAGTGTATCTTTTAGCACATGTATTGTAAAAGTGTATCTTTTAGCACTGAAAAAGAGCATAATGCTTCATGTCATATGCCTAGTCTAGCTGAATAACAAAAGACTATATAAAAACTCATATTGAATTTATCATTGTATTAAATACTTTATATTGTATTActatgcataggcgtcggaaccgggggggctagggggggcttagccccccccccccccactttttttgcaaagttatacctaaccattagaaaaatagcatgatagagggttcagcccccccactttttctcgcaggaaagattattgttcctaaatttaccttgaaagattgagaggttagattcagaagcatactaccccccccccccccggattagtaATTTCATTGTTTTGGAGAGAAAAATTTGGGTAagtattttttttggaagtataggtatactacccccccccccccccacggattaggatttccatgattttgggaattacctttttctcaatatttctgaggattagtctagcccccccccccactttcaatttgcttccgacgcctatgctatgagtgaaataaaaaaaaatgcagtgaAACTAACACTCAAAATTCATGTTACCGGAAAATATTAAACAGGTATAAttcaatgtatatgtattttttgaaTTAGATTTTTAATACTACTTCAAGTTATGCAGATTTCACCTACTCGGACAGTTGTGAGTGTTGCAGGAAGTAGAGCTAGTTGTTGATCCACTACAACCGTTTCCTCCGTATGCTGGCCGAGGGTTCGTACAAGATCGGGATCGATATTTTGTCCCACTGGCACACGTTTTCGAACAACTTCCCCAAGAAGACCAGGCTGTGAAGCCTCCGtgaacttttaaatattgtaaactttATTATTGTTGTGAAggtaaaaagtacatgtataacttgataaaatgaaatgagCAAATACTGTTTTGataattattcattacaaaagTTCAAATCACCAAATCATACTTGGGCAATAATGGGTGTTACAGGAAGTGGAACTTGAAGAGGAACCAGAGCAGTACGATCCACCACCAGATGGCGCTGGGTTGTTACAGGAGCGAGACCGACTCTTTGTTCCGCTGGCACAACTCTTGGTACAACTTCCCCAGCTGCCCCACCCTCCCCAGTTGCCGTTGACTGCTCGACCTAtttaaaaccaaagaaaaaaaattatatacagttgttacatgtatcaatttaaatttttttcggGAAACAATGTTTAGCATGCAATGCATATACAAGCTGATCATTTATTACATTTTCTTAATTTGCCGAAAGACAGATCCCTGAGTATCAAAAGTATATCATGTAGGTCGGActgaaatgtttattatttttgatgTCGCCCATAATTATGATGTTCGAAAACAAATATGGaaacacactctctctctctctctctctctctctctctctctctctctctctctctctctctctctctctctctctctctctctctctctctctctctctctctctctctctccccttaCTTTTGCAATCCCAATTAAACCACATATATTTGTATGTTCCAACGCATGGATCTCCAAACCAGCCGTTCGTGGCGCACACCTGGCAGGAACTTTTATACAAACATCTACTATTCAATACGCCGACCTCGTTTGAAGCATCACACCAGTAGCGGATGCCGTAGTGGGCGTACGTGATTTGGATGTAGTAGTTACTGCCACAGTTAATTGTGTAACAAGCGTTCTCCCCTATGtgacctgtaaaaaaaattacgtgaGTTTCATTCCCGTCCTTTTCGCTCGAAGAGCAGTAATGTCgattaatataaaaagaattattattttgaatcaacattatgaattaaaaagcactttaatgtttttatttagttattgttttgtttgatttggtttttgtttctatttcaaaagcTCAATTATTATTAGTTTTaccatttatttgtttgttttgcttACCACTGCCAGCTAACACTGCAGAGAGCCCGAATGAAATCACTACCACAAAAGTGGCAAAGAACTGCATTCTGACTGTGTTGGAAGCATTTTGAAAAGAGGGAAAAGACACAGTTTAATTAATACggataataaatatatatgtcgaagaagaaaacaaacataatatgaaaattataaacaaaccaTAAACTTAACAAATTTGTGTTGCTCTTGTAAATAAACTTTCAAATCTGTTGTCCTTCTATTCTCCTTTACATGAATTGTTAAAGTATCATGcgtgatttttttcatacagaaatttgtatatgcatgtatacatatatcttTTTGTCGGATTGCAAGATTAAGATTGAGATCTAATGCACGGCAATCAACACCCAATCAGAAATCTTTAGCCTTTAAGGGGAATATCTTTTGTTCAAATATGTCTATAAACTTAAATACGGGTATCGCACtatattttgctttttatattttctataatcatAATTGTCAAATCCTATCATATTCGTAAATTGCAGATAAattatgactttgaaatttttacataaaattataattatatatattttttcaataaatctttACATAAGAAAAATGATGAATTCGCActgttaagttacatgtatatgtgtgtaATATCTAAtatgattataattataatactttatttttttaactttattttgtaaaaatataaatgcatatgtttcattattttcttatttaattacCGATCCAGGGGACCCCTAGCACCCCAGGTGAGGTATATAATGAGGGCCTCTTCGGAGGTGTTGCCTCAAACATAtgtatgtaatttcaaataaacataaaaaataaataaatacgggtataatacatataacataaaaaaataaataaataaatacgaatataataaatagataaaaaataaacccaTACTAACCTATCATATTTAACGTTACAGATAATAAATTAATCGTAATATTTATGATACTAACTAATCTAGGTTATATGTCTAGCAAACGTTCATCATTTCATCTCCACTTTTCACAAGGGAATTGggttattaattattttgaattttgttggtTTCTCATAGTTAATATTAAAATCTACGTCCTATATCGGTatcatcaaaatataatttaataaagatatcaaagaattgtatttttataaacattgttagaaaaaaatatcatttgaagGTTTACTTTTCAAACCCAatacaatttgtaaaaataaaataaaatagttttaaatgttactttttctattgaaaaaggaaaaatatgcaatatattAGTATTCACTTTTTATTACCTGATCGTGTCCTTAATAAATCGTTAAATAATTCAACAAATCAACTATATATTGGGATAAATTATTGAGACCAAAGATTAAGgtattaaaaagaattaacaCGAATCCTTTTAATACGCATATTTAATTAAAGgacattatatatttatgtgCATATAATACCATTATACAACAAAATTATTGACCCACTTGTGGCGCGTGTCCTGCGTCGTACagtgttttataaaaacattttaatttttgcatttgTCGTGTTTAGtagaaaaaattagaaaataagCCATCGGATTACTAAAGCTGagtgaattacatgtatttaacattttCCGAATTAAACGCCTTGACCTTGCTCGTGGACTACTTAAactgacattttttattttcagttcaaCTTTAAACGTAATAATTGACCTAAATTGTGCTCTAATGGATTTATCCGACTATTATTTTTGGATTAAAGTGTTCAGAGAGGGCTTGTAGGTTAAACGGGTAAAGTCAAATTGACCTTAATGATGTTGAAAGCCTTCGTCTTTTTAAGGGTTAATTTCACTATATAATATACAAGCAACTATTGAAACATAGCCAAGAAAAGTCATGATTAACTTGTTGTATGTTACAGGTGATGTCCCAACGAGTTTGGAACGCTTCATGTGCAATATGTAagagttttaattatatatcttaaaaagaTAGTCTGgtaaactagagacgagctcgttgcaagcaacgattaggtcttccgtcgtagctgcgtcatacttgtgacataatacaaaaaattgatagctgaccatagtacaatattagatgtataaacactgagaaacaaagtattatactactgtgaccgcgtagattttacggtgctagagaattcgtctggatctgcatcggtcgatcgtgtgcagtacgaaccgggtgagggaatgttggcgtaaagagtataaggttgtggcgcgctgtgggccgtaagctaaaacaaagggtaggtttgccgtattcccgaaggtccaccagtattcagttccagagaaataaacaggcaattgatgcaggattccacatttattggacgagactcaacgatggcaacattataacaatttaacagacagacatgttacaaacaagtcggatatggccagtagtggcctccggactcgaGACTCTGGGtaagtcggacgtggccggggctggccgccgtattccagactgcgcattgacaattgtacataactatatataagaatcttaacaatgagtataaattgacaggtaatgatataagtaagctgagtgaaaggttcacagatataaaataattaaataaactcaatgattctttgatgtccaagaaatgataatggcacaatgttgttttaagagattaacagtccttgagacatgacactctgtctctttgaaatcacatatagagtctgaaaagtgtcaatcactaaataaaaaagtaactttttaagaaataaactgtgagaaaaaattacgaaaagttgttgaattttacaagtaaagtccaaaaaaaaattataattgaacagtgaattttgcacgatgatactacatgtaaataagcaaatacagatcttagcACGTTttctctagtttgattcgccgcattttattcacagagtgggactgtggttatgcccggtacgaaggttaaaagaccattggcaaacgttttacacgcatttttatcgaacgcaagcgccaatgaatcttttagtatacatgcggagatcctggaaattttacatgggggttttgaagaataattttgtatttcgaggagggggaacatgcgcggatcagaaaatttttccgggatgggggttgaaaagtctgacggttatttgagtttgctaAGGGatttccgaggcatatttggtaagtttataatgtacacgtaattgaaagaaatttcgctgggggggggggggtgggtctggaacccttccccttctagatccgcgcatggagaagaccgatgccggtaattttactgtaatttaaacattttttaattattcatgttcataattatcagaaaaccaatattacctttcaaagcagttaaaactttgatacgaaccatttagtatcggtgagtattgcgtccgcgtacgaaagaaatggcaattttcaagacATTCGGATTTAGGTCCttggtcgtccatccgattctttttcagactaaaagctacagacctgcagttagagattgtcaaactcttattgattatgtcaatttgtttgtctcaaagaatcatttttttaaataaataaa
The nucleotide sequence above comes from Magallana gigas chromosome 2, xbMagGiga1.1, whole genome shotgun sequence. Encoded proteins:
- the LOC105331849 gene encoding coadhesin — translated: MQFFATFVVVISFGLSAVLAGSGHIGENACYTINCGSNYYIQITYAHYGIRYWCDASNEVGVLNSRCRAVNGNWGGWGSWGSCTKSCASGTKSRSRSCNNPAPSGGGSYCSGSSSSSTSCNTHYCPIHGGFTAWSSWGSCSKTCASGTKYRSRSCTNPRPAYGGNGCSGSTTSSTSCNTHNCPIHGNWAAWASWGSCTVTCGGGTKARSRTCTNPAPQYSGNNCAGSSSSSTTCNTHHCPIDGNWASWGNWVTCTVTCGGGSQTRSRTCTNPAPQYGGAACPGSSGSSQACNTHHCPIDGNWASWGNWVTCTVTCGGGSQTRSRTCTNPAPQYGGAACPGSSGSSQACNTHHCPIDGNWASWGNWGTCTVTCGGGIQTRSRNCSNPTPQYGGADCADFSTSSQTCNTHNCPIDGVWATWGSWGTCTVTCGGGSHTRSRTCTNPAPQYGGAACPGSSGSSQACNTQHCPIDGSWASWGSWGTCTVTCGGGTQDRTRTCSNPTPQYGGASCPGSLTSTQDCNTQICIIDGAWGNWKEWGSCTKTCAGGKRSRARICDNPKPANGGLECPGSSGDFDDCNTQSCPTVAAGTYQQLCPSGYFTCKSGSMTCIQSSFQCDCSSDCDDGSDEDATYAGCTNALQCLAENKGVGVAASMVLLLSTLILAIGINF